TTGAGGAGACTGCTTATTTGCTGTGGTTCGGCAGTCTGCCGACGGTGCCGGAGCTTGAAGCTCTGCGGCGCGACCTCAGCGCTTATGCTCAGATCCCGGAGCAGGTGCTCACTCAAATGAAGCTGTATCCCAAGGAAGCCAACACCATGGCCGCTTTGCGCTCAGCCGTATCGAGTCTGGCGCTGTACGATGAAGCAGCCGATGATATGAGCAAGGAAGCGAACCAGATCAAGGCGCTGAAGCTGCAGGCGCAGATTCCGACTGTAGTTGCCACACTGGCACGCATCCGCAAAGGCCTGGAGCCGGTAGCGCCCAAAGAGGGCCTGACCATCGCCGAGAACTTCCTCTATATGCTGTGGGGAAAAGAGCCGGATGCGGTGTCGGTTAAGGCGCTGGATACGGCGCTTGTGCTGCATGCCGACCATGAGCTGAATGCTTCGACTTTTGCAGGACGGGTGACGGTTGCGACCTTGTCCGACATCTATTCCGGTGTGACCTCGGCGATCGGTGCGCTTAAGGGGCCGCTGCACGGCGGGGCGAATGAAGCCGTAATGAAGATGCTCGAGGAGATCGGCAGCCTGGACGCGGTGGAGCCGTATATTCAGGGCAAGCTGGAGCGCCGCGAGAAGATTATGGGCTTCGGACACCGCGTCTATAAGAACGGCGACCCGCGCGCCAAGCACCTGATGAAGATGTCCAGCGAGCTGGGGACGATGAAGAATGACACCAGTCTCTATGACATGTCGGTCAAGGTGGAAGAGCTGATCACCAGCCAAAAGGGGCTGAAACCGAACGTGGACTTCTATTCGGCTTCGGTCTACACACAGCTGGGGATTGAACGGGAGCTGTTCACCCCTATCTTCGCGATCAGCCGGACCTCGGGCTGGACGGCCCACATTCTGGAGCAGTACGAAGACAACCGTATCATCCGTCCGCGTGCGGAATATACGGGCATGTCCGATATGAAATACGTCCCTGTAGACGAGCGATAACAGGACGGCAGGCAGGGCGGCCCTTGCGGGCTGCTCTACCCCTTTAGTACAATGAATGATATGAATGCTTGTACATCATACTTTTAGGAGGAATATCTACAAATGTTGAAACTGGAACAATACGATCTGCCCACAGAAGGCGAACAAATTACAATCGAAGACGGCAAGCTGCTGGTTCCGGATCAGCCGATCATTCCATTCATCGAGGGTGACGGGACAGGCCGTGACATTTGGAAAGCCTCCAAGCGGGTGC
This genomic interval from Paenibacillus sp. FSL H8-0332 contains the following:
- the citZ gene encoding citrate synthase — translated: MTATKGLEGIVATTSSISSIVDGVLTYRGYDIDDLADHATFEETAYLLWFGSLPTVPELEALRRDLSAYAQIPEQVLTQMKLYPKEANTMAALRSAVSSLALYDEAADDMSKEANQIKALKLQAQIPTVVATLARIRKGLEPVAPKEGLTIAENFLYMLWGKEPDAVSVKALDTALVLHADHELNASTFAGRVTVATLSDIYSGVTSAIGALKGPLHGGANEAVMKMLEEIGSLDAVEPYIQGKLERREKIMGFGHRVYKNGDPRAKHLMKMSSELGTMKNDTSLYDMSVKVEELITSQKGLKPNVDFYSASVYTQLGIERELFTPIFAISRTSGWTAHILEQYEDNRIIRPRAEYTGMSDMKYVPVDER